Proteins from a genomic interval of Oceanispirochaeta crateris:
- a CDS encoding flagellar hook-associated protein 3 produces the protein MRRISTNMPNADLQYQMKLRDFKLNEMQSGIGSSRRLNNLRDDPIAAAHSTRYSSHITHLERYSKNIGTAQGEYSLAETSMNQSVQVVQRLRELAVQGSNGTYAKEDMNYMATEVNELLKELVSMGNTRTADGRSLFGGNDTLNDPFVAMKSRVPGIEGAVISEVRYAGNIVANQTEISEGSRIDLNFAGNKVFWAEDQQLFAQRDALDYVVTEDSQISIDGEQINLKSGDNIHGIISRINNSDLSVKASLDPVTNSLTLETTVPHQIWIDEPVDNTVLKDLGLLSETGSRPPDNLHQDVVKGGGSLFDMVIGLRDSLLSGDQEAVGGRILGGIDTSLSNLLNNLSDLGARNERLDQTYARLDSEKLNVISINSKLTGLDMTEAITNLKMLEYTQKAAYQSASKVLQSNLMDFLR, from the coding sequence ATGAGACGAATCAGTACGAATATGCCTAATGCGGACTTGCAGTATCAGATGAAGTTAAGAGACTTCAAGCTGAATGAAATGCAGTCGGGGATTGGAAGCAGCAGACGGCTGAATAATTTGCGGGATGATCCGATCGCGGCTGCACACTCTACCCGCTATTCATCCCATATAACCCATCTGGAACGCTATAGTAAAAATATTGGCACAGCCCAGGGTGAGTATTCTCTGGCAGAAACTTCAATGAATCAGTCCGTTCAAGTCGTACAGAGGCTCAGGGAACTGGCTGTTCAGGGAAGTAACGGGACCTATGCAAAAGAAGATATGAATTACATGGCTACCGAGGTGAATGAGCTCCTCAAGGAGCTTGTGAGCATGGGAAATACAAGAACTGCTGATGGACGATCTCTCTTTGGAGGGAACGATACTCTAAATGATCCCTTTGTGGCCATGAAAAGCAGAGTCCCCGGCATCGAAGGGGCTGTTATTTCTGAAGTCAGATATGCCGGAAATATCGTTGCCAATCAGACAGAAATATCAGAAGGGTCCAGAATAGATTTGAATTTTGCAGGAAACAAGGTGTTTTGGGCAGAGGATCAACAGCTCTTTGCCCAAAGAGATGCTCTCGACTATGTCGTTACCGAAGATAGTCAGATATCTATTGATGGTGAGCAGATCAATTTAAAGAGCGGTGACAATATTCATGGTATTATTTCAAGAATCAATAATAGTGATCTGTCTGTGAAGGCATCATTGGATCCTGTGACAAACAGCCTGACTCTTGAAACAACTGTTCCCCATCAGATCTGGATAGATGAGCCCGTAGACAATACAGTCCTTAAAGATCTGGGCCTCTTGTCTGAAACCGGTAGCAGACCACCAGACAATCTTCATCAGGATGTTGTGAAAGGGGGAGGGTCACTCTTCGACATGGTCATAGGACTGCGTGATAGCCTACTCTCAGGAGATCAGGAAGCCGTAGGTGGAAGAATCCTCGGGGGAATAGATACATCATTAAGTAATCTTCTGAATAACCTTTCGGACCTTGGTGCAAGGAATGAAAGACTTGATCAAACATACGCAAGATTGGACAGTGAAAAATTAAATGTTATATCCATCAATTCCAAGTTAACAGGCCTGGATATGACAGAGGCAATTACAAATCTTAAAATGCTTGAATACACACAAAAAGCAGCCTATCAGTCTGCTTCCAAGGTTCTTCAATCTAATCTTATGGACTTTTTGAGGTAA
- a CDS encoding flagellar assembly protein FliW: MKIYTKAYGEVEIDDRQVINFPNGLFGFETLRQFALLDAAQQPFYWIQSLDVEQVAFVLIKPVIFRPDYKPGLMASDLEELKLKNTDEENALVFSIVTFLDDKKTMTANLQGPVIINRLTRTGRQCISSDSRWQTRHNIAEELANQRNSVC; the protein is encoded by the coding sequence ATGAAGATCTATACAAAAGCATATGGTGAAGTAGAAATTGATGACAGACAGGTTATTAATTTCCCCAATGGATTATTCGGTTTTGAAACTCTCAGGCAGTTTGCCTTGCTGGACGCTGCCCAACAACCCTTTTACTGGATACAGTCTCTGGATGTAGAACAAGTTGCTTTTGTCCTGATCAAACCAGTTATTTTTAGGCCAGACTATAAACCTGGTCTTATGGCTTCGGATCTTGAAGAATTGAAGCTAAAAAATACAGATGAAGAAAATGCACTTGTTTTCAGCATTGTTACATTTTTGGATGATAAAAAAACAATGACCGCAAATCTTCAGGGACCAGTCATCATTAACCGTCTTACCAGAACGGGTAGACAGTGTATTTCATCCGATTCAAGATGGCAAACACGACATAATATCGCCGAGGAATTGGCCAATCAGAGGAATAGTGTATGCTGA